Below is a genomic region from Maridesulfovibrio ferrireducens.
CAGTTCATGTTCCATAAGCCTTACTTGCCGCAAATGTTTTATCAGTTTGCGGCCTGCTTCCGTAGGTTCCGGCGGAACTGAACGAACTATCAGTACTTGGCCTGATTGTTCCTCAAGGTTTCGTATGCGCTGAGATACCGCTGATTGAGTAAGGTTCAGCTTGGCGGACGCTTTATCGAATCCGCCTTCCTCTATTACCGCAGTAAGAGCTTCCAGAAATTTATAATCGAGCATGTCATCAATATAAGCAAAATTAATAACAAATGAAAATATTTAATTTTACTAATTCAGATTGGATGTTTAAGATCGCTTCAACTTAAACAATGGAGATAATAAATGTCTATGATACTACCATATATGCAGGGATTCGGGACCGGGGGAGGGCTGATTGTTGCTATCGGTGCTCAGAATGCCTTTGTGCTGACTCAGAGCATCAAAAAGAATCATCATCTGAAAATTTGTTTGGTGTGTGCGCTGTGCGATGCTGTGTTGATTACACTTGGCGTGCTTGGAACAGGTGATTTTGTTGCTTCTCATCCTATGTGGCTTAAACCTGCCGCGTGGGGCGGAGCTGCCTTTCTTGCGTGGTGCGGATTTAGTTCTTTCCGTTCAGCAATAAATGGCGGCAAGCTTGAAAGTGATGAGGAGACTGTCACGGGAGTACGCCCAATCATTATGATGACTTTTGCGATAACCTTACTTAATCCGCATGTATATTTGGATACGATAGTAATGCTCGGTTCCATCAGCGGCCAGTATTCAGGCGAAGCTCGATATTTCTTCGGTTTTGGAGCTGTGACAGCATCATTTATCTGGTTTTACACCCTTGGATTTGGAGGGCGTGCGTTAGCTCCTTTATTTAGAAAGCCTGTGACTTGGCGTATACTGGATAGCCTTGTAGGCGTGACCATGTGGGCGATAGCGTTCAGTCTTGGTGCAAAAGCTATGAGTGTATAGTGACAATAAACAATAGTAAGATAATTCATTCCCACACTTCGTAAAATAGGCTAAAACCAAAGGAATATTCATAGTGCGGATGCTCCGTTATGAACATTAGTGATGACTAACAAAAAGGAGTTCTTATGAAAAAACTTTTGTTTAAAACCGGCATTTTTGCAGTTTTTCTAGCGATTTTATTGGTGTTATCGGCGCAATCTTCTTTTGCAGATGTGTCGAAAGAGACAACCCCTTACCGGGTGGGAAAGTGGCTACCTTCTGATCAGCAGGTATTGAATGACTGGCGAGCTGATATTATTAGTCAGACGGATGGTTCCAGCAAGGTTGTCTTGCTTCCTGTTATTCAGGAATTTAAAGATTTGATTGAGAGCGACCCTGAACTTTTCATGCTCTTTACTGAAATGTTTAAGCAGGTTCCCCACAAGCCTCCTTATGACAAAGATCCTACCGGCAAACCGCAGGTCAGAGATTATAACCATATGTTGCGACTTATAAACGCCATTATGACGCGTGCTCCTGAATTCAACAAAACAGGGCTGGTTGGATTCCCGATCAATGCTATTTTAGACTGGCCTATGGGAACTTCTGCCGGGACTGCTGCTTTTCTGAATGATAAGGTTAACCGGCAGCTTAAGAAAATTTTGACTCAGTGGGCTGTGTTTCTTGGTTCACAGGATTCACGTTACGTTTTGAGTGATGATCCTGAAAATGGCTGGTTCGGACGTGATGCAAAAAAAGCAATGCCGACTTTTGCAAAGGACTTTATCTGCGATCCGAAGAAACCGTATTACGGTTTTACTTCATGGGATGACTTTTTCACACGTGTCTTTCGTGAAGGCCGCCGTCCAGTGGCGGCCCCTGACGATGATTATGTCATAAGTAATTCCTGTGAATCCGCACCGTATAGACTGGTTGAAAATGTTAAGTTGCGCGATAATTTCTGGATCAAGGCGCAGCCTTATTCCCTTACACATATGATGGGTGATGAGGAACTTGCTAAACAGTTTGCCGGAGGAACAGTCTATCAGGCTTTTTTGAGTGCTCTCAGTTACCACCGCTGGCATAGTCCTGTGAGTGGAAAAATCGTGAAAGTTCAGAACATAGACGGTTCATACTACGCAGAAGCTCAGAGTCTCGGCTTTGATCCTTCCGGCCCTAATGAATCTCAAGGATATATCACGCAGGTTGCTGCCAGAGCATTGGTTCTGATAGAAGCTGACAATCCGGATATCGGCTTGATGGGAGTAATGTTTGTCGGCATGGCAGAAGTTTCATCTAATGAAGTTACTGTCTATGAAGGGCAGCATGTGAAAAAGGGTGATCAACTGGGCATGTTTCACTTTGGAGGCTCCACGCATACTCTTATTTTCAGGCCGGGTGTGAAACTTGAGTTTGATCTGCACGGTCAGAAACCGGGACTGCATTCTAGTAATATTCCTGTAAGATCAAAAATTGCGACGGTAAAGAAGACGAAGAAGTAGTACAGAATAAAAAAGGGGTTTACATCGCATACGATGTAAACCCTTTTTTATAGTGGTGTTCTTCTAACTTTTTGAATTCTTTATCTTCGAATAGTTTCCGACACGTCGAGCAGTCGCTCTCTCACTGTGAACATATAGCGAGCCATCTTGCCTCGGTGGTCAGCGAACATAGAATCTTCTTTGCCGCGTAATACAACCGCAGGGTTGAATGTGCAGATTTTGTTCATGGCTACCATCGCTTCCTCAAGGTTCTGAGTTCCGCCCTTGTCCACATTGGTAATTTTTTCAGGATAGAGTTCTTTCAGCACGGTGATTACATCACGAAGAACCAACGTCATGCCTTGTGCGAAATACACACGGTCATCCAGTTCAGATCCCGTCAGAGAATCTCCAGGTGCAGAGAGCCAGCCTAGCGGAACATCAATAAAGTTTTTGGAAAGGATGAAGGTCAACATCTCATAGATTTCGCTGGCCTTGATGTTGACGATAGCACGGGTATCTTTCTTCTGCTTGCTGTCCACTTTCATTCCAATCAGCTTATCGGCGTATTTGTGGACGTTAGCTACGCCATCGTCATACGCGGAAGAGGAAGACCTCTCGAAGAAACCCCAAGTCCGGGGACCGTAGGTAAAGTCGCGTTCACGAGCTTCCTGCATCCATGGATTTTCAGGGTCCATGGAACCGTATTTTGCCATGGTGGTGGAGAAAAATTTCTGCAAAAGAGTTGTAGCTGTGAGAACTCCAAGCTTACGATTGACCGCATTATCGAAATGAGATTTGGGATTCACAAACAAATACTGGGGGGTCCACCCGTCAGCCAGCTCAGCTTCCAACCGGGACACAATTGCTAGAACAAGAACCCGGCCTTTCAAATTTTCAAGTTCTTCCTTGCTCGAATCAGAAGCATCTGGGTTGTTGAAGGCAGGATGTGCCTTAACCTCTACGATTTCCGTACGGACAGGGGAGGATATTTCAGGCCATTCAGTAGTGGAGAACATATACCCCATCCCGGAATATGCCCACCAAAGCCCCCACAGGACCAAGGGAATAAAGAAGGCCAATACTTTGCCACTAGTCGGGACCATTTTATGTAATTTTTTTATAATGCTCATAATAATACCTATTTTTTTCTTTGTTATTCATACGCTCATCTTTTCTTTAATTGTTCTAACTATCTTGAATTCAAATCGCAAGTGTAACTGAAACAAACTTTGAGCTTCTCCCCAACAGCAAAGTTAGAGGAGTATAAATGAGTCATTATACGCTGCATACCGGAGAAGAAAGATATCAGAATTATGCATTAAAGACAGCAGATCATATTAAAGTAAAAAAATCTTAAATTATTGGTGGTTATAAAACTAACGTAAGGCTAGCAAGAGGTTGTATGTTTGTTTTGTAGATAGAGATAATGGCTGGTCACTATAACAAAAAAAAGGCTTAATCTTTCGATTAAGCCTTTTGTATTAAACTATATGGTTGCGGGGGCAGGATTTGAACCTACGACCTTCGGGTTATGAGCCCGACGAGCTACCAAACTGCTCCACCCCGCGTCACTGAGAATGTTTCTACACATTCTGGTATTTGCTGTCAACTGAAATTTTGACATTTGCAAATTATTTCGAATATTATCAGGGTCTTAAAAAATATCATCCATTTTAAATATGGATTTAACCCCGAAAAAAAAAGAACCCGTCAAGCGATCAGGTTCATCTCAGAATCTATGTGGTTGCGGGGGCAGGATTTGAACCTACGACCTTCGGGTTATGAGCCCGACGAGCTACCAAACTGCTCCACCCCGCGTCACTGTGAAAAGGGAACTACATGCTCAGGTATAAGGTGTCAACTAAAAGAATGACGGTCTCAAATGATTTCTTATACCATATGTCTGCCTATGGCGACAACAAGCATTCCTGCCAGCATAGCAATAAATACATTTTTGGTTTTGAATGCGACTGCAATGGTTATCAAACCGCCCGTAAACCCCACAATTCCTTCTGAAAAAAAACCGGGAGCAGCAAGAGATATGAGTATAGTTCCGGGGAGGGCGGTTAAGGCTCTTCCTATGCGTCCTCCGGTGGGTAAGTATCCGGCAAGAAGCAATCCTCCGGCACGCATTAAATATGTTGCCAGCGAGGCGAGTCCAATTGCGAGAAAAGCGTTTTCAGAGGTTAAAGAGATCAAGCTTTCTCCCTTTGTGGTGCTGTGAAAGCAGCACATGCTGCTCCTGATACGCCGCCCACCAGTATGTACCATTTGCCGGGCACGAAGTGTTCGGTGAGAACTGAGGCTGTTATGGCGACCATCCACGGGAGCACATCCTGTCTGCCTTGCCATAAGGAAACAGCCAGAGCTGTGAATACTGCGGTGAAGGCGAAGTCCAGAGCAAGCACTTGCGGGTCGGGTATAATTCCTCCCAGAGACATGCCCGCCATGGTTCCACAGCTCCAGACCAGCATCAGAAACATTCCGCCTCCGAGAAGGTGGAAAATATCAGCTTGGCCTTTGCGCGCAGCAACCATGGTCATGGCCCAGTTTTCGTCGGCCACAAAATGCATGATGCTCATTCGGCGCAGCAATCCTTGTCCGGCAAATAAGTCTTTAAGTGAGGCTGCGATGAGTATGTAGCGCATGTTTACAATTGTTGCTGCGATAGCCATTTCCGTTACGGGTAGCGGGTCAGCCCACATATCCACCATTACGAATTGGGCAGATCCGGCAAACATGAAAACATTAAGTGCCATTATATAGGTCCAGGCAATGGATTTTTGTGCAGCTAGAACGCCAAGTACAGAGCTGTATGCAATAACGCTGGGTGTAAGAGGTATATTGGCTCGGACTCCATTCATAAA
It encodes:
- a CDS encoding LysE/ArgO family amino acid transporter, whose protein sequence is MSMILPYMQGFGTGGGLIVAIGAQNAFVLTQSIKKNHHLKICLVCALCDAVLITLGVLGTGDFVASHPMWLKPAAWGGAAFLAWCGFSSFRSAINGGKLESDEETVTGVRPIIMMTFAITLLNPHVYLDTIVMLGSISGQYSGEARYFFGFGAVTASFIWFYTLGFGGRALAPLFRKPVTWRILDSLVGVTMWAIAFSLGAKAMSV
- a CDS encoding phosphatidylserine decarboxylase family protein, with amino-acid sequence MKKLLFKTGIFAVFLAILLVLSAQSSFADVSKETTPYRVGKWLPSDQQVLNDWRADIISQTDGSSKVVLLPVIQEFKDLIESDPELFMLFTEMFKQVPHKPPYDKDPTGKPQVRDYNHMLRLINAIMTRAPEFNKTGLVGFPINAILDWPMGTSAGTAAFLNDKVNRQLKKILTQWAVFLGSQDSRYVLSDDPENGWFGRDAKKAMPTFAKDFICDPKKPYYGFTSWDDFFTRVFREGRRPVAAPDDDYVISNSCESAPYRLVENVKLRDNFWIKAQPYSLTHMMGDEELAKQFAGGTVYQAFLSALSYHRWHSPVSGKIVKVQNIDGSYYAEAQSLGFDPSGPNESQGYITQVAARALVLIEADNPDIGLMGVMFVGMAEVSSNEVTVYEGQHVKKGDQLGMFHFGGSTHTLIFRPGVKLEFDLHGQKPGLHSSNIPVRSKIATVKKTKK
- a CDS encoding AzlD family protein, with translation MISLTSENAFLAIGLASLATYLMRAGGLLLAGYLPTGGRIGRALTALPGTILISLAAPGFFSEGIVGFTGGLITIAVAFKTKNVFIAMLAGMLVVAIGRHMV
- a CDS encoding AzlC family ABC transporter permease, whose translation is MNGFMNGVRANIPLTPSVIAYSSVLGVLAAQKSIAWTYIMALNVFMFAGSAQFVMVDMWADPLPVTEMAIAATIVNMRYILIAASLKDLFAGQGLLRRMSIMHFVADENWAMTMVAARKGQADIFHLLGGGMFLMLVWSCGTMAGMSLGGIIPDPQVLALDFAFTAVFTALAVSLWQGRQDVLPWMVAITASVLTEHFVPGKWYILVGGVSGAACAAFTAPQREKA